GAGCATGCCGAGGTTGGCGATGCCGTGTTCGGTGACGACGTACTGCACATGGTGGCGCGGCGTGCTGGTCGGGGTGCCCGGCGGCAGGCTGGCGACGATGCTCGAGACCGGCGCGCCGTTCACCGTCGCCGTCGAGTGCAGGCAGATGATGCTGCGCCCGTCCTCGCTGTCGTGCGCGCCGATGACGAACAGCTCGTGACCGCCGACCCCGGAATACTGCCGGGCGCCGATGGTGTCGGCCATCACCTGGCCGTTGAGGTCGACGGCGATCGCGCCGTTGATGCTCACCATGCGGCGATTGCGGCGGATCACCGCCGGATCGTTCACCTGCATGACCGGCAGCATCCGCACCTCGGGGTTGTGGTCGAGCCACCGGTAGAGCTCGCCGCTGCCGGCGCCGAAGGTGGCGATCGAGAACCCGTCGAACACGCCCTTGTGGTTGGTGATCTTGCCCGCCGCGTGCAGACGCATGATGCCGTCGACGAACATCTCGGTGTGGATGCCGAAGTCGCCCTTGCGGCCGTCGGCGAGGAGCTGCGCCACGATGTTGGGGATGGCGCCGATGCCGAACTGCAGCGTCGCGCCGTCCGGCACCAGCGATTCGACGCTGGCGCCGATGGTGCGATCGGCGTCGCCGATCGCGATGTCCGGCAGGACGAAGGCGTGGCGGTCCGACTCGATCACCGCGTCGACCTCCGACACGTGCACGCGGTGCCCGCCGTACTGTCCCAGGCCGAAGACGTGCGGCATGTCGGCCACCACCTCGACGACCGCCAGGCGGTCGCGGTCGCGCATGGCATCGATGAACGCCTCGAAGGTGGCGCCGGCGTGCAGGCCGAAGCTGAAGTAGCCGCGCTCGTCCATCGGCGCCACCGCCGACACCAGCACCCGCGGCTTGGCGGCGCGGGCGTAGCGCTCCCAGCCGATGAAGTCGGCCGGCAGGTAGTCGATCGGCACGCCGGCGGCGACCATCATGCGTTCGATCGGCCCGAAGAAGCCGCTGATGAACTGCACCCCGCGGCGCTGCAGGAAGCCGTACGGCTCGATCAGCAGGCCGCTGAACACCGTCAGCCCATCCCAGTCGTCGCGCTCGCCGAGCGCCGCCAGAAAGGCCGCCGGCTGCCCGGTGGCGATCGGCACCGCCACCGTGTCGTTGCGGCGCAGATCGTCCACCACCTGCCGCGGCGTCCGCAGCTTCTGCTCGTAGACCTCGGCGTGCGTGCTCATGCGGGGCCATTAGCACCCGCGCCACGGCGCCGGGAGTGCGAATCCGCACGGCCAACCCGACGTTCCCAGCAGCGCGCGGCCGCGACCCGGCGCTCCGCGGTGGCCATCCGTGGTCATCCGTGCCCATCTGTGGCCATCCGCGTCCATCTGTGGATAAGGAACGCATGGCGAGCGACGCGGCCACCTTCGCGGCCGATCGGGTGCTGCGCGACGGCGGCTCGATCCACGTCCGCGCCATCCGCCCCGACGACAAGGCGCGCCTCAACGACCACTTCGCGCGCCTCAGC
This is a stretch of genomic DNA from bacterium. It encodes these proteins:
- a CDS encoding 4-hydroxybutyrate CoA-transferase, producing the protein MSTHAEVYEQKLRTPRQVVDDLRRNDTVAVPIATGQPAAFLAALGERDDWDGLTVFSGLLIEPYGFLQRRGVQFISGFFGPIERMMVAAGVPIDYLPADFIGWERYARAAKPRVLVSAVAPMDERGYFSFGLHAGATFEAFIDAMRDRDRLAVVEVVADMPHVFGLGQYGGHRVHVSEVDAVIESDRHAFVLPDIAIGDADRTIGASVESLVPDGATLQFGIGAIPNIVAQLLADGRKGDFGIHTEMFVDGIMRLHAAGKITNHKGVFDGFSIATFGAGSGELYRWLDHNPEVRMLPVMQVNDPAVIRRNRRMVSINGAIAVDLNGQVMADTIGARQYSGVGGHELFVIGAHDSEDGRSIICLHSTATVNGAPVSSIVASLPPGTPTSTPRHHVQYVVTEHGIANLGMLTARQRREALIAIAHPDFRADLARAGGDGR